One Solanum pennellii chromosome 10, SPENNV200 genomic region harbors:
- the LOC107032570 gene encoding malonyl-coenzyme:anthocyanin 5-O-glucoside-6'''-O-malonyltransferase-like, whose product MATVIEQCQVAPPPGGAAEVTLPLTYLDFFWLGFHRMRRILFYKLSISKSDFVQNIIPPLKNSLSLTLKHYTPLAGNVACPLDTNGYPELRYVTGDSVSVTFSETDMDFNYLIGDHPRNAKDFYHFVPRLGEPRDAPGVQLAPVLAIQVTLFPNLGVSIGFTNHHVVGDGATIAGFIKAWALLHKFGGHEQFLSNELIPFYDRSVVKDPYGLGVSMWEEMKSKNLDMRDIVTPPPEHKVRGTFTIKRDEIEKLENLILNSRRRGSNSTTLTHVTSFTVTSAYIWTCLIKSEDATGEEMIIDDSVMEYFACAADFRARFNPPLPQSYFGNCIVGYITKSIRHVDLVGKEGFIIAVELIGEVIQEKMKDDEWVLNGDWLKVLGNLDVNRLFSISGSPKHDLYAADFGWGRAAKLEFISIDNNNGEISMSLSKSKDFDGDLEIGLSLSKTRMNAFAAIFTHGLSFLCQM is encoded by the coding sequence ATGGCCACCGTGATTGAGCAATGTCAAGTTGCGCCACCTCCCGGCGGCGCAGCCGAGGTGACACTCCCTCTTacttatttagattttttttggtTAGGGTTTCATCGTATGCGGCGGATACTATTCTACAAGCTCTCCATTTCCAAATCCGATTTCGTTCAAAACATTATTCCTCCTCTTAAGAATTCACTCTCCCTCACTCTCAAACACTATACGCCCTTAGCCGGAAACGTTGCTTGTCCACTAGATACAAATGGATATCCTGAGTTACGTTATGTGACAGGAGATTCTGTGTCTGTTACTTTTTCTGAGACTGATATGGATTTCAATTATCTCATTGGTGACCATCCGCGTAATGCTAAGGATTTTTATCACTTTGTTCCTAGGTTAGGGGAACCTAGGGATGCACCCGGGGTCCAATTAGCCCCGGTCTTAGCCATTCAAGTGACACTTTTTCCGAATCTTGGTGTATCCATTGGTTTCACTAACCATCATGTTGTTGGTGATGGAGCTACCATAGCAGGGTTCATTAAGGCGTGGGCTCTACTCCATAAATTCGGTGGACATGAACAATTCTTATCGAATGAGCTAATTCCATTTTATGATAGGTCCGTAGTAAAAGACCCATATGGACTAGGGGTCTCCATGTGGGAAGAAATGAAAAGCAAGAATCTAGATATGCGTGACATTGTGACTCCTCCTCCTGAACACAAGGTTCGAGGGACATTTACTATTAAAAGAGATGAAATTGAGAAGCTGGAGAATTTAATATTGAACTCAAGAAGACGGGGTAGTAATAGTACTACTCTAACTCATGTTACATCTTTTACCGTAACGAGTGCTTATATATGGACTTGTTTGATAAAATCAGAGGACGCGACAGGAGAAGAGATGATCATAGATGATAGTGTAATGGAATATTTCGCATGTGCAGCAGATTTTAGAGCGCGATTCAATCCACCACTTCCTCAATCTTATTTTGGGAATTGCATAGTTGGGTATATCACAAAATCAATAAGGCATGTTGACTTAGTTGGAAAGGAAGGGTTTATAATTGCGGTAGAATTAATTGGAGAAGTCATTCAAGAAAAAATGAAGGATGATGAATGGGTCCTTAATGGTGATTGGTTAAAAGTATTGGGCAACCTAGACGTGAATCGATTGTTTTCAATTTCTGGATCGCCAAAACATGACTTATATGCTGCTGATTTTGGATGGGGAAGAGCCGCAAAGTTAGAATTTATTTCTATTGACAATAATAATGGTGAAATTTCAATGTCTCTTAGTAAATCTAAGGATTTTGATGGAGATTTAGAGATTGGTTTGTCTTTGTCTAAAACTCGAATGAATGCTTTTGCTGCTATATTCACTCACGGCCTTAGCTTTCTATGCCAAATGTGA